The following is a genomic window from Actinomycetota bacterium.
GTGCTCCCCCCGGCCCGCCTCCCGTCCCGCCGCCCATGCCGGGCCGCGGTTCCCACGCGCCCACCGTCATCGGCGGACCTGCATCGCCCGCACCCCCACCGCCCCTGCCCACGGTGGCCGAGCAGCAAGCGTCCGATCCCAACCGGCTTCCGCCGCCCCGCCGCCGGGCCGAACCCCCCGACCAGCAACGCTGACCGGAGCCAGCCCCGAAGCGACCTACCGCTTGATGTCCTTGCGTTTCTGTGCGGCGAGCAGCAACACGAACAGCACCCCGCAGATCAGCAGCAGGATGCCCCACTTCGGCCACAACGACGCGCTGCTGAACCGCTTTCCGGAGATGATCAGCAGCGCCTGGAAGCCCCATTTCGTCGTGGTGATGTTCCCGATCGCGTCGCCGGCCTTTCCGATCGACAGGTCCGGGTTCCCGAACATGAACTGCGGCACCAGGAACACGATGAGCAACAGCGGCGTGACGTTCTGGTTCGACGAGATCGCCGAGATGAACAACCCCAGGAGCATCCCCGACATGGTGGCCAGGAAGAACGTCACGAAAGCCTTGGCGATGCCGCCGGCGCCCGGCGGCCAGAAGAACCCGGTGGCCAGCTTCTTCGTGGCCGTGAACACGGCGGCCTGATACAGGGCCAGCACCACGCCCAGCCACACCTTCGACAGGACGTAGGGAGCGATCTTCAGGGTGACCATGCGCTCGCGCCGGTACACCTCGGACTCCTTGACGATCTCGCGCATGGACGCGATGGCGCCGATCAGCACCGACGTGAGTAAGGCCAGGAACATGAACGTTCGGGCCTGGCCCGCCTGGCGCGGGTCGCTGAAGAACTGCTTCTTCCAGGTCAGCAGGTCCATCAGCCCGATCCCCGGCGCGATGGCCAGCATCAGCAGCAGGCTGAAGCGGTCCCGGCCCAGGATGGCCAGGCTCCGCCGGGACAGGATGGCCAGCTGGCCGAAGCCGGAGACGTGCTTCACGGTGCTGCCGGGGGTCAGCCCCACTCGCTGCACGGGGCCGCTGTCGCCCGCCGCCACTCCCTGGAGCCGCTCCACCACGAACGTCCGGAACTGCGGCGAGTGGCGGTACTGCTCGGCCCACTCCGCGGGCGAACGCTCCTGCTCGAGCTTGATGTAGATCTCGTCGAAGTCCTGCACGCCGAAGAACCCCAGCGCCTCCTCCGGCGGGCCGTAGTAGGAGAGGAAGCCGCCCTTGGCCAGGAACACGACCTGGTCGCACAGCATCACGTTCTTGGTGGCGTGGGTGATCAGCACGATGGTGTGGCCCTGGTCCGCCAGCGTGCGGAGGAGCTTCATCATCTGGCTCTCGGTGCCGGGGTCGAGGCCCGAAGTGGCCTCGTCCAGGAAGAACAGGCCGGGGCGGGTCAGCAGCTCGACCCCGATCGACACGCGCTTGCGCTGGCCGCCCGACAGTCGCGTGATGGGCACGTCCTTGCGCTCGGACAGGCCCAGGATCTGGAGGACCTCCAACACGCGGGCCTCGCGCTCCTGGTCGGTGGTGTCCGCTGGAAGACGCAGTTGCGCGGCGAAGTCGAGCGCCTGATACGGGCTGAGCTCCTTGTGGATGATGTCGTCCTGGGGCACGTAGCCGAGGTCGGTCCGGTACGAGTCCAGGTTCCGGTACAGGTCCGTGCCGTTCACCAGGACGTGGCCCTGGTTGGCCGGGCGGAACCCGTTCAGAGCGTCGAGGAGCGTGCTCTTGCCGGCCCCGGACACGCCCACCACTGCCACGAACTCCCGGGGCTTGATGGAGAACGAGATGTCCTGGAGCAGGTTCAGTCCCTTGGCGACGACCTGGTTCAGGTGCAGGACGTCCAGGCTGAGGTTCCGGGACTCCTCGATCCGCTCCAGGACCTCCGGCGCGTAGATGAACTTGGCCGGGCCGATCCGGATGACGTCGCCGACCCGCAGGGCGGCGGGCTGGCCCGGCACCAGGCGCGAGCCGTTCACGAACGTGCCGTTGGTGGAGCCGTGGTCCTCGATGGCGAAGCCCTCGGCGTACCGGACCAGCCGGGCGTGCAGGCGCGACACCGAGGGGTGGTCCATGGCCACGTCGTTGCGGGGATCCCGGCCGAAGGTGAGGGTGGCCTTCCCGGCCAGCGATATCCGTTGCGGAATGCCGCGGTCCAGGTGCTCGACGTGCGGGGAGGCGGCCGCGGGGCCCGGACCCGCCACGGCGGGGGCTGCCGGCGGCGGCGTCGAGGCCGTGGCCAGGTAGGTGAGGGTGACGCTGCTGGCGATCCGGATCTGCTCCCCGTTCAAGAGCACCTTCTGCTGGAACCGCTGCCCGTTCACGGCCAGCCCGTTCATGCTCCCGAGGTCGACGATCTCCCAGCCGGCGCCGGCCCGCCGGAGCTCGGCGTGCCGCCTCGACACCACCTGCTCGTCGACCGGGATGTCCGCGGTCGGGTCGCGGCCCAGCACCATGACGTCTCGGTTCAAGGGGAACTCCCGGGTGCCCCGGGGGGTGGCGACCACCAGGCGGGGCGGCGCCCCCACACCGGCCGCTGCAACGCCGGCCGCCCCGACCGCCGCCGAGGCCACCGGGGCCGCCATCTCGGTGTGCAGCCCGGCT
Proteins encoded in this region:
- a CDS encoding FHA domain-containing protein, with product MASTSRVAVVEILRGGDVFQMPLEGPTLSIGRAPDNDVILDDPAVSRHHARIERSGEVTSIVDLGSANATRINDAEVEPKVVYHLREGDTVRIGGYALRLRAETGPVVAGSRGGAIPAGLHTEMAAPVASAAVGAAGVAAAGVGAPPRLVVATPRGTREFPLNRDVMVLGRDPTADIPVDEQVVSRRHAELRRAGAGWEIVDLGSMNGLAVNGQRFQQKVLLNGEQIRIASSVTLTYLATASTPPPAAPAVAGPGPAAASPHVEHLDRGIPQRISLAGKATLTFGRDPRNDVAMDHPSVSRLHARLVRYAEGFAIEDHGSTNGTFVNGSRLVPGQPAALRVGDVIRIGPAKFIYAPEVLERIEESRNLSLDVLHLNQVVAKGLNLLQDISFSIKPREFVAVVGVSGAGKSTLLDALNGFRPANQGHVLVNGTDLYRNLDSYRTDLGYVPQDDIIHKELSPYQALDFAAQLRLPADTTDQEREARVLEVLQILGLSERKDVPITRLSGGQRKRVSIGVELLTRPGLFFLDEATSGLDPGTESQMMKLLRTLADQGHTIVLITHATKNVMLCDQVVFLAKGGFLSYYGPPEEALGFFGVQDFDEIYIKLEQERSPAEWAEQYRHSPQFRTFVVERLQGVAAGDSGPVQRVGLTPGSTVKHVSGFGQLAILSRRSLAILGRDRFSLLLMLAIAPGIGLMDLLTWKKQFFSDPRQAGQARTFMFLALLTSVLIGAIASMREIVKESEVYRRERMVTLKIAPYVLSKVWLGVVLALYQAAVFTATKKLATGFFWPPGAGGIAKAFVTFFLATMSGMLLGLFISAISSNQNVTPLLLIVFLVPQFMFGNPDLSIGKAGDAIGNITTTKWGFQALLIISGKRFSSASLWPKWGILLLICGVLFVLLLAAQKRKDIKR